One Amorphoplanes digitatis genomic window carries:
- a CDS encoding YqgE/AlgH family protein, which produces MSDVADPAASQVVLIGVSEYRRLFTLPAARRNVTDLRDLLQHEDLWGVPAENCHVLLDPESPAEVSRAIRKAAAATGSAGLLLVYFAGHGLVDADDDNLILGLPGCDPEVPYERGVPYDWIRRAVADTRARRRLVILDCCYSGRAGAEFGGDGTGTDFVADKAEAEGTCLLVSAPANRPAMAPRGEAYTAFTGELIRLLRDGLRPAPPEATPATLTVHTIWRTVRRAMLRRGFERPELRARDAGGEIPLVHNPAAPRHNLAGSVLYAAPWFVDEDLGQSAILVLRHNQTGAAGVCVTRPAGEIPDEFPGAWRPLLHHPVALFDGGPVARDGYIVVTLLRAGASQPMRFTPVRDRLGTMALSAAPADLTDAVDAMRVFVGYLGWRAGELEEFLDHGALIASRHTPRQVFTERPGELWQSLQAVR; this is translated from the coding sequence ATGAGTGACGTCGCGGACCCGGCCGCATCCCAGGTCGTCCTGATCGGTGTTTCGGAGTACCGCCGGCTGTTCACGCTGCCGGCCGCCCGGCGCAATGTGACCGATCTGCGTGATCTGCTGCAACACGAAGATTTATGGGGTGTCCCGGCGGAGAACTGCCACGTGCTGCTCGACCCGGAGTCGCCGGCCGAGGTGAGCCGGGCGATCCGCAAGGCCGCCGCCGCGACCGGGAGCGCCGGGCTGTTGCTCGTCTACTTCGCCGGGCATGGCCTGGTCGACGCCGACGACGACAACCTGATCCTCGGCCTGCCCGGCTGCGACCCGGAAGTGCCGTACGAGCGCGGCGTGCCGTACGACTGGATCCGCCGCGCGGTCGCCGACACCCGGGCCCGCCGCCGGCTGGTCATCCTCGACTGCTGCTACTCGGGCCGGGCCGGCGCCGAGTTCGGCGGCGACGGAACCGGCACCGACTTCGTCGCCGACAAGGCCGAGGCCGAGGGCACCTGCCTGCTGGTGTCCGCGCCCGCGAACCGCCCGGCGATGGCGCCCCGCGGCGAGGCGTACACCGCCTTCACCGGCGAGCTGATCCGGCTCCTGCGCGACGGCCTGCGCCCCGCTCCCCCGGAGGCGACCCCGGCGACCCTCACCGTCCACACGATCTGGCGCACGGTGCGCCGGGCGATGCTGCGCCGCGGCTTCGAGCGGCCGGAGTTGCGCGCCCGCGACGCCGGCGGCGAGATACCGCTGGTGCACAACCCGGCGGCGCCGCGGCACAACCTGGCCGGCAGCGTGCTCTACGCGGCGCCCTGGTTCGTCGACGAGGACCTCGGCCAGAGCGCGATCCTGGTGCTGCGGCACAACCAGACCGGCGCGGCCGGCGTCTGCGTCACCCGGCCCGCCGGCGAGATCCCGGACGAGTTCCCCGGCGCCTGGCGGCCGCTGCTGCACCACCCGGTGGCGCTCTTCGACGGCGGGCCGGTGGCCCGCGACGGCTACATCGTGGTCACGCTGCTGCGGGCCGGCGCGAGCCAGCCGATGCGCTTCACTCCGGTACGCGACCGGCTCGGCACGATGGCCCTTTCGGCGGCGCCCGCGGACCTGACCGACGCGGTGGACGCGATGCGGGTGTTCGTCGGCTACCTGGGCTGGCGCGCCGGCGAGCTGGAGGAGTTCCTGGACCACGGCGCCCTGATCGCCAGCCGCCACACACCGAGACAGGTCTTCACCGAGCGGCCCGGCGAGCTGTGGCAGTCCCTTCAGGCGGTCCGATGA
- a CDS encoding effector-associated constant component EACC1: MPVRLRVECESTEDAESLYRWLRREQAVRVDGELTRAPLADPESMGTVLDVLTLIIGTGLSAGQLALAVASWRDSRRPVPAVTITHTAADGAVTRIEAGGHTDLAAALTELQQRERQ; the protein is encoded by the coding sequence GTGCCGGTACGGTTGCGCGTGGAGTGCGAGTCGACCGAGGACGCCGAGTCGCTGTACCGCTGGCTACGCCGGGAGCAGGCGGTACGCGTCGACGGCGAACTGACCCGCGCGCCGTTGGCCGACCCCGAGTCGATGGGCACCGTGCTCGACGTCCTGACGCTGATCATCGGCACCGGCCTCTCCGCCGGCCAGCTCGCGCTCGCCGTGGCCAGCTGGCGCGACTCCCGCCGGCCCGTGCCCGCCGTGACGATCACGCACACCGCCGCGGACGGCGCCGTCACCCGGATAGAGGCGGGCGGACACACCGACCTTGCCGCCGCGCTGACCGAGCTCCAGCAGCGCGAACGGCAGTAA
- a CDS encoding mycoredoxin — MLTMYSTPWCGYCHRLKSQFDREGIGYEVVDIEQDPAAAEFVMSVNGGNQTVPTIRIVPADGGAEIVMTNPSIVQVKAALAGAGVAG; from the coding sequence ATGTTGACCATGTACTCGACGCCCTGGTGTGGCTACTGCCACCGGCTCAAGTCCCAGTTCGACCGGGAGGGGATCGGATACGAGGTCGTCGACATCGAGCAGGACCCGGCCGCGGCCGAGTTCGTGATGAGCGTCAACGGCGGCAACCAGACCGTGCCGACGATCCGCATCGTTCCCGCCGACGGCGGCGCCGAGATCGTGATGACGAACCCGTCGATCGTCCAGGTCAAGGCCGCACTGGCCGGCGCAGGCGTGGCCGGCTAG
- a CDS encoding phytanoyl-CoA dioxygenase family protein: MSLLAEQTWTPMTAEERAQFDRDGFLVIPAVLNQDEVATARTAILRSKEKAEREGGLGPTGALHQLSAVTNNPELAFLLDHPKAFKYIWSMLGWNVHVYHSHVDVHPQIHERQKDWWHWHQDGGRQNRELETDPRPRMSVKLAYWLSDVSETGRGNFTVLPGSHLTNWLPGPPSRGVPWPQPEGALQITANPGDLVVFDRRLWHARSDNYSSITRVGAFFGYTYRWVAGRDEVADLPNSAEWASFTPVQKQLLGGAGDGSGDHAWGHYPETTPLYGELKRQGLLDSSVPALIP; encoded by the coding sequence ATGTCCCTGCTTGCGGAGCAGACCTGGACCCCGATGACGGCCGAGGAGCGCGCGCAGTTCGACCGCGACGGCTTCCTCGTGATTCCAGCGGTACTGAACCAGGACGAGGTGGCGACCGCGCGCACCGCGATCCTGAGGTCGAAGGAGAAGGCGGAGCGCGAGGGCGGCCTCGGGCCGACCGGCGCCCTGCACCAGCTTTCCGCGGTCACCAACAACCCGGAGCTGGCGTTCCTCCTGGACCACCCGAAGGCGTTCAAGTACATCTGGTCGATGCTCGGCTGGAACGTGCACGTCTACCACTCGCACGTGGATGTGCACCCGCAGATTCACGAGCGGCAGAAGGACTGGTGGCACTGGCACCAGGACGGCGGCCGGCAGAACCGCGAGCTGGAGACCGATCCCCGCCCGCGGATGTCGGTGAAACTCGCGTACTGGCTGTCGGACGTCAGCGAGACCGGCCGGGGCAACTTCACCGTGCTGCCGGGCAGCCACCTGACCAACTGGCTGCCGGGCCCGCCGTCGCGCGGCGTGCCGTGGCCGCAGCCCGAGGGCGCCCTCCAGATCACTGCGAACCCGGGCGACCTGGTCGTCTTCGACCGCCGCCTGTGGCACGCCCGGTCGGACAACTACTCGTCCATCACCCGGGTCGGCGCCTTCTTCGGCTACACCTACCGCTGGGTGGCCGGCCGCGACGAGGTTGCGGATCTGCCCAATTCCGCGGAGTGGGCGTCGTTCACGCCGGTGCAGAAGCAGTTGCTCGGCGGCGCCGGCGACGGCAGCGGCGACCACGCGTGGGGCCACTACCCGGAGACCACCCCGCTCTACGGCGAGCTCAAGCGCCAGGGGCTCCTCGACTCGAGCGTTCCCGCGCTCATTCCCTGA
- a CDS encoding M16 family metallopeptidase, which yields MKIPATKYPVERFTLDNGLRVVLTPDRTAPVVGVAVVYDVGIRSEPEGRTGFAHLFEHLMFQGSENLEKLAHFRHVQGAGGSFNGSTHLDYTDYFEVLPSGALERALFLEADRMRGPRLTEENLRNQVDVVKEEIRVNVLNRPYGGFPWLRLPPVMFETFANAHDGYGSFGDLDHATVADAEEFFDKYYASGNAVLAVAGDFDVAEATVLIQRHFGDVQARSKPKLPDFAEPDIKGERRESYVDRLAPLPAVASGWRVPDPIGDFETYLPYVVLAEVLTDGDASRLVERLVQRDRTVTSVGGYIGFMGDEYQVRNPTAMLLQAHMPPGGDADKVLRAVDEELDRLVTGGLAPGELTRTQARMATHLLRDTDAVLGRALPMAVLEAQRGRPEMLNDLPRLVGEVTEAQILAAAATLRPERRSTIEVVPGANQ from the coding sequence ATGAAGATTCCCGCGACGAAGTATCCGGTCGAACGATTCACCCTCGACAACGGTCTGCGGGTGGTCCTCACGCCCGACCGCACCGCACCGGTCGTCGGGGTGGCGGTCGTGTACGACGTCGGCATCCGCTCCGAACCGGAGGGCCGCACAGGCTTCGCACACCTCTTCGAGCACCTGATGTTCCAGGGCTCGGAGAACCTGGAGAAGCTCGCGCACTTCCGGCACGTGCAGGGCGCCGGCGGCAGCTTCAACGGCTCGACCCACCTGGACTACACCGACTACTTCGAGGTGCTGCCGTCCGGCGCCCTCGAGCGCGCGCTCTTCCTCGAGGCCGACCGCATGCGCGGTCCGCGCCTGACGGAGGAGAACCTGCGCAACCAGGTGGACGTGGTCAAGGAGGAGATCCGGGTCAACGTACTCAACCGGCCGTACGGCGGCTTCCCCTGGCTCCGCCTGCCGCCGGTGATGTTCGAGACGTTCGCCAACGCGCACGACGGCTACGGCTCGTTCGGCGACCTCGACCACGCGACCGTCGCGGACGCCGAGGAGTTCTTCGACAAGTACTACGCCAGCGGCAACGCGGTGCTGGCCGTCGCCGGCGACTTCGACGTGGCCGAGGCGACCGTCCTCATCCAGCGCCACTTCGGCGACGTGCAGGCCCGGTCCAAGCCGAAGCTGCCCGACTTCGCCGAGCCCGACATCAAGGGCGAGCGCCGGGAGAGCTACGTCGACCGGCTCGCTCCGCTGCCGGCGGTGGCCAGCGGCTGGCGGGTACCGGACCCGATCGGCGACTTCGAGACGTACCTCCCGTACGTGGTGCTGGCCGAGGTGCTCACCGACGGCGACGCGTCCCGGCTGGTCGAGCGGCTGGTGCAGCGCGACCGCACGGTCACCAGCGTCGGCGGCTACATCGGATTCATGGGCGACGAGTACCAGGTCCGCAACCCGACCGCGATGCTCCTCCAGGCGCACATGCCGCCCGGCGGCGACGCGGACAAGGTGCTGCGCGCGGTCGACGAGGAGCTCGACCGGCTCGTGACCGGCGGGCTTGCGCCGGGTGAGCTCACCCGCACCCAGGCCCGAATGGCCACCCACCTGCTACGCGACACCGACGCCGTGCTGGGCCGGGCGCTGCCGATGGCCGTGCTGGAGGCGCAGCGCGGACGTCCGGAGATGCTCAACGATCTGCCGCGGCTCGTCGGCGAGGTCACCGAGGCGCAGATCCTCGCCGCCGCCGCCACCCTGCGGCCGGAGCGCCGTTCCACCATCGAGGTCGTCCCGGGAGCGAACCAGTGA
- a CDS encoding VOC family protein — MTLQWEQVIVHSVDPVALGQWWATALGWVVVHSSDDEFEIRPAADRTPGLDFVRIDEVKKAKSRLHLDFRPDDQDAEVARLVAHGAQRVDIGQGDQSWVVLADPEGNEFCVLGRLQE; from the coding sequence ATGACCTTGCAATGGGAGCAGGTAATCGTCCACTCGGTGGACCCGGTGGCGCTGGGACAGTGGTGGGCAACGGCGCTCGGTTGGGTGGTCGTCCACTCCTCCGACGACGAGTTCGAGATCAGGCCGGCGGCGGATCGCACGCCGGGTCTGGATTTCGTCCGGATCGATGAGGTCAAGAAGGCCAAGAGCCGCTTGCACCTCGACTTCCGGCCCGACGACCAGGACGCCGAGGTGGCTCGCCTGGTGGCGCACGGCGCACAGCGGGTCGACATCGGCCAGGGTGATCAATCGTGGGTCGTCCTGGCGGACCCCGAGGGCAACGAGTTCTGCGTCCTCGGCCGGCTACAGGAGTAA
- the nudC gene encoding NAD(+) diphosphatase produces the protein MSQPGEQPDVGEQPGLDGPPLARTSLDRAAHHRLDEDWLASAWKSGLVVIIDVAKGGRALVTGRAQGSPRLVLVGADAAPEGERLFLGVDPAGVPIFAIDGPLPETADAEALTLREIGDRLDPRDAGILTTAAALGNWHASHRFSPRNGEPTTVIEAGWSRVDAGGGQMWPRTDPAMIVLVHDGRPGAQGCCLLGHNAAWPAVGGVRRFSCLAGYVEPGESAEAAVVREVREEVGVRLSSLQYEGSQSWPYPGSLMLGFTAVADRDQVITVDPEEIDEARWFSRDDVARMIVGDYVEPTSGVRMNLPMRSSIAFYLVERWLGDFRR, from the coding sequence GTGAGTCAGCCCGGGGAACAGCCGGACGTCGGTGAGCAGCCCGGCCTGGACGGGCCGCCCCTGGCCCGGACGAGCCTGGACCGGGCCGCGCACCACCGGCTCGACGAGGACTGGCTCGCGAGCGCGTGGAAGTCCGGCCTGGTGGTGATCATCGACGTCGCCAAGGGCGGCCGCGCGCTGGTCACCGGCCGGGCCCAGGGCTCGCCGCGGCTGGTGCTGGTCGGCGCCGACGCGGCGCCCGAGGGCGAGCGGCTGTTCCTCGGCGTCGACCCGGCCGGGGTGCCGATCTTCGCGATCGACGGCCCGCTGCCGGAGACCGCCGACGCCGAGGCGTTGACCCTGCGGGAGATCGGTGACCGGCTCGACCCTCGCGACGCCGGAATCCTCACCACCGCGGCGGCGCTGGGCAACTGGCACGCCAGTCACCGGTTCTCGCCGCGCAACGGCGAGCCCACCACCGTCATCGAGGCAGGCTGGTCGCGGGTGGACGCCGGCGGGGGGCAGATGTGGCCCCGGACGGACCCGGCGATGATCGTGCTAGTCCACGACGGCCGGCCGGGCGCGCAGGGCTGCTGCCTGCTGGGGCACAACGCCGCCTGGCCCGCGGTCGGCGGCGTGCGCCGCTTCTCCTGCCTGGCCGGATACGTCGAGCCGGGTGAGTCGGCCGAGGCCGCTGTGGTGCGCGAGGTGCGCGAGGAGGTCGGCGTCCGGCTGAGCTCCCTTCAGTACGAGGGCAGCCAGTCCTGGCCGTACCCCGGCTCGCTGATGCTCGGGTTCACCGCGGTGGCCGATCGGGACCAGGTGATCACTGTGGACCCCGAGGAGATCGACGAGGCCCGGTGGTTCAGCCGGGACGACGTCGCCCGGATGATCGTCGGCGATTACGTGGAGCCGACGAGCGGCGTACGCATGAATCTCCCTATGCGATCCTCCATCGCGTTTTATCTCGTTGAGCGATGGTTGGGCGATTTCCGCCGTTAA
- a CDS encoding RrF2 family transcriptional regulator has translation MYVSARTDYAVRAMLAVAADHPRLVKAATLAAAQDIPLSFLQGILLDLRRAGLLHSHRGVDGGYALARPAEEITVGDVVRAVGGALTTVRGLPTTTTTYHGVATGLKDVWLAVEEAIKGVVNHRTLAELTVSAIPSTTLTTK, from the coding sequence ATGTACGTCTCGGCGCGCACGGACTACGCCGTCCGGGCAATGCTGGCGGTCGCTGCCGACCATCCCCGTCTGGTCAAGGCCGCCACCCTGGCGGCGGCACAGGACATCCCGCTCAGCTTTCTCCAGGGCATCCTGCTCGACCTGCGCCGCGCCGGCCTGCTGCACAGCCACCGGGGCGTCGACGGCGGGTACGCCCTGGCCCGCCCGGCCGAGGAGATCACCGTCGGCGATGTGGTCCGCGCCGTCGGCGGCGCACTCACCACGGTCCGGGGCCTGCCCACCACGACCACGACCTACCACGGTGTCGCCACCGGGCTCAAGGACGTCTGGCTCGCGGTGGAGGAGGCCATCAAGGGTGTCGTGAACCACCGCACGCTGGCCGAACTCACCGTTTCCGCGATTCCCTCCACCACCTTGACGACGAAATAG
- a CDS encoding ABC transporter substrate-binding protein codes for MSSRSLRVLALAASALLSATALAACGKSDDAASASSEASAIRLGYFPNITHAPALIGVKNGLFQQALGNTKLEPKTFNAGPAAIEALFSGAIDATYIGPNPAINGWATSKGTALKIIAGSTSGGAGLVVKQGINTPADLKGKKIATPQLGNTQDVALRAWLKSNGLNADQQGGGDVSILPQDNATALQAFAQGAIDGAWVPEPNLSRMIIESKGKLLVDEKTLWPNGQFVTTHLIVKQEFLKKYPETVKKLLAGHLAAVKYIKTDNAGAQKAANEQLAALSGKPLKDEILAASFKNLTFTIDPIASSLYTSAQHAQDVGLLKPVDLKGIYDLGPLNDLLKADGQPAISDAAASS; via the coding sequence ATGAGCTCCCGCAGTCTCCGTGTGCTTGCCCTAGCCGCCAGTGCCCTGCTCTCCGCCACCGCCCTCGCCGCCTGCGGCAAGAGCGACGACGCCGCCTCCGCGTCGAGCGAGGCGTCGGCGATCCGGCTCGGCTACTTCCCCAACATCACCCACGCGCCGGCCCTGATCGGGGTCAAGAACGGCCTGTTCCAGCAGGCCCTGGGCAACACCAAGCTGGAGCCGAAGACCTTCAACGCCGGCCCGGCCGCGATCGAGGCGCTCTTCTCCGGCGCCATCGACGCCACCTACATCGGCCCGAACCCGGCCATCAACGGCTGGGCCACCTCAAAGGGCACCGCGCTGAAGATCATCGCGGGCAGCACCTCCGGCGGCGCCGGCCTGGTCGTCAAGCAGGGCATCAACACCCCGGCCGACCTCAAGGGCAAGAAGATCGCCACCCCGCAGCTCGGCAACACCCAGGACGTCGCGCTGCGCGCCTGGCTGAAGTCGAACGGCCTCAACGCCGACCAGCAGGGCGGCGGCGACGTCTCCATCCTGCCGCAGGACAACGCGACGGCGCTCCAGGCGTTCGCGCAGGGCGCGATCGACGGCGCCTGGGTCCCGGAGCCCAACCTGAGCCGGATGATCATCGAGTCCAAGGGCAAGCTGCTCGTCGACGAGAAGACCCTGTGGCCGAACGGTCAGTTCGTCACCACCCACCTGATCGTCAAGCAGGAGTTCCTGAAGAAGTACCCGGAGACGGTGAAGAAGCTGCTGGCCGGCCACCTCGCCGCGGTCAAGTACATCAAGACCGACAACGCCGGCGCGCAGAAGGCCGCCAACGAGCAGCTCGCCGCCCTGTCCGGCAAGCCGCTCAAGGACGAGATCCTGGCCGCCTCGTTCAAGAACCTGACGTTCACCATCGACCCGATCGCCTCCTCGCTGTACACCAGCGCCCAGCACGCACAGGACGTCGGCCTGCTCAAGCCGGTCGACCTCAAGGGCATCTACGACCTCGGCCCGCTCAACGACCTGCTCAAGGCCGACGGGCAGCCCGCGATCAGCGACGCCGCCGCCTCCTCCTGA
- a CDS encoding M16 family metallopeptidase, giving the protein MSVRPLPNLIPDSKLKLPKQAERTLSSGLTVIAIRRPAVPLVEVRLRVPFGRAPLARATLLSQALFTGTARMSSIDIAAELQTVGGGLSAGLDPDRLLVTGNSLAAGLDRMLEILADVLSDPTYPAEEVATERDRLVDHIQVAQTQPAHLARTALLHRMYGRHPYAVQTPEAEQVRGVRPGQLRALHADRVRPDGAVLVLVGDLNPEKAIDSAEKALGGWIGPSRDGNVPPTPELEPGPLRLVDRPGAVQSSLRMALPAVTRTDPDYAALQLANMVFGGYFSSRWVENIREDKGYTYGPHSAIEHFVAGSALVVAAEVATEVTGPAMLETLYELGRIASLPPGEEELEQARRYSLGTLRLGMSTQAGLAGLASVFASFGLRLEHLVEHSAALASATREQVAEAAARYLAPSAAVTVVLGDAEKIEAPLSALTAVELAE; this is encoded by the coding sequence GTGAGCGTGAGGCCCCTACCGAATCTGATTCCGGACAGCAAGCTCAAGCTGCCCAAGCAGGCCGAGCGCACGCTCAGCAGCGGGCTGACCGTCATCGCCATCCGGCGGCCGGCCGTGCCCCTGGTCGAGGTGCGGCTGCGCGTGCCGTTCGGCCGCGCGCCGCTGGCCCGCGCCACCCTGCTGTCGCAGGCGCTGTTCACCGGCACCGCGAGGATGTCCAGCATCGACATCGCCGCCGAGTTGCAGACCGTCGGCGGCGGGCTGTCGGCCGGGCTTGACCCGGACCGGCTGCTGGTCACCGGCAACTCGCTCGCCGCCGGTCTCGACCGGATGCTGGAGATCCTCGCGGACGTGCTCTCCGACCCGACGTACCCGGCCGAGGAGGTCGCCACCGAGCGGGACCGGCTCGTCGACCACATCCAGGTCGCGCAGACCCAGCCCGCGCACCTGGCCCGGACGGCCCTGCTGCACCGGATGTACGGCCGGCACCCGTACGCGGTGCAGACCCCCGAGGCGGAGCAGGTCAGGGGCGTACGCCCGGGACAGCTGCGCGCACTGCACGCCGACCGGGTCCGCCCCGACGGCGCGGTGCTGGTGCTCGTCGGCGACCTCAACCCGGAGAAGGCGATCGACTCGGCCGAGAAGGCGCTCGGCGGCTGGATCGGCCCGAGCCGCGACGGCAACGTGCCGCCAACCCCGGAGCTGGAGCCCGGCCCGCTGCGGCTCGTCGACCGGCCGGGCGCGGTGCAGTCGTCGCTGCGCATGGCGCTGCCGGCGGTCACCCGGACCGACCCGGACTACGCGGCGCTGCAACTCGCCAACATGGTCTTCGGCGGCTACTTCTCCTCGCGCTGGGTGGAGAACATCCGCGAGGACAAGGGCTACACCTACGGCCCGCACTCGGCCATCGAGCACTTCGTCGCCGGCTCGGCGCTGGTGGTGGCGGCCGAGGTGGCCACCGAGGTCACCGGCCCCGCGATGCTCGAGACCCTGTACGAGCTGGGCCGCATCGCCAGCCTTCCGCCCGGCGAGGAGGAGCTGGAGCAGGCCCGCCGCTACTCCCTGGGCACCCTGCGCCTCGGCATGTCGACCCAGGCCGGTCTCGCCGGTCTCGCCAGCGTCTTCGCGAGCTTCGGCCTGCGGCTGGAGCACCTGGTGGAGCACTCGGCGGCGCTGGCGTCGGCGACCCGGGAGCAGGTCGCCGAGGCGGCGGCCCGCTACCTGGCGCCGTCGGCCGCGGTCACGGTCGTGCTCGGCGACGCCGAGAAGATCGAGGCACCCCTGTCGGCCCTGACCGCGGTGGAACTGGCCGAGTGA